One Hemibagrus wyckioides isolate EC202008001 linkage group LG09, SWU_Hwy_1.0, whole genome shotgun sequence DNA segment encodes these proteins:
- the LOC131359543 gene encoding uncharacterized protein LOC131359543, which yields MKRIFTGQHLSLWRLTKQVTPQDHIRKYLMKKIPPYPHPVEFWVSDVTHVTEETGFRGILKSEQFRPPNSEFSWWALKIKKGEIRSAEERYMKSNVSNTAQELKEQKPFLEKFTTSPLFKLKKSRYGNYRFTFPLTDLMQWYKEQNCGGEDPVLRVYETVTYRQQIVYTVLIHSPEDNQRFGEYPLLEASEWVQYQDGKIIWKAQAICETHRYQFISGEVQKLNTRKFYVWDLVSLIFYLPKPKSLKIPRERLIEALEACKLDKIDLSGYQGPKNKEERFLEAKMNVSQLKEF from the coding sequence ATGAAGCGCATCTTCACAGGACAGCACTTGAGTTTATGGAGACTGACAAAGCAAGTGACTCCTCAGGATCACATAAGGAAGTACTTAATGAAGAAGATCCCACCCTACCCACATCCAGTTGAATTTTGGGTTTCAGATGTAACCCATGTTACTGAGGAGACAGGATTCAGGGGGATACTGAAGTCCGAGCAGTTCAGACCTCCTAACAGTGAGTTCTCATGGTGGgccttaaaaattaaaaaaggggAAATAAGATCAGCAGAGGAACGTTATATGAAGAGTAACGTCTCAAATACGGCACAAGAGCTGAAGGAACAAAAGCCGTTTTTGGAGAAGTTCACCACATCACCTCTCTTCAAACTAAAGAAATCTCGCTACGGCAATTATCGCTTCACGTTTCCcctcactgatctgatgcaGTGGTACAAAGAACAGAACTGTGGAGGAGAAGACCCGGTTCTCAGGGTGTACGAGACCGTCACCTACAGACAACAGATTGTGTACACCGTGCTGATTCACAGTCCTGAGGATAACCAGCGTTTTGGAGAATATCCGCTTCTTGAGGCGAGTGAGTGGGTTCAGTATCAGGATGGGAAGATCATCTGGAAAGCACAAGCCATTTGTGAAACCCACCGGTATCAGTTCATTTCAGGAGAAGTACAAAAGCTGAATACTCGTAAGTTTTATGTCTGGGATCTGGTCAGTTTAATCTTTTACTTACCAAAACCTAAGTCTCTGAAAATCCCCAGAGAACGCCTTATAGAAGCTCTCGAGGCCTGTAAACTTGACAAAATAGATCTTTCAGGGTACCAAGGTCCTAAAAACAAAGAGGAGCGCTTCTTGGAAGCAAAGATGAACGTGAGTCAGTTGAAAGAGTTTTGA